TCGCGGCCTTCCTCGCCGAGGTCTTGCCGCGCCTGTCCGATCACTGGTGGCAGACCCACGTCCTGGAAGAACTGACCTTCCAGCAGCGCAGCTACGTCGACACCGCGGGCTACACCCGGCTCGACCAACTCGACCTGGCCGCCCTGCTGCGGATCGCCGACCGCAACTGGTCCGAGATCGCCCACGCCGCCTCCTTGCCGCCGACCACAAGAAACTGGCTCAAAGAGGCCCAGACCATCCGCAACCGCTGGGCGCACGCCCCGGTCAGCGGTATCCCGGACGACGAGCGCTTCCGCGACCTCGACACCATCGAGCGGCTGATGCAGGCGATCGGCGCCGACCAGCCCACGCTGGCCGACATCCACGCCGAGCGAACCGCGCTCCTCGCGCAACTGGCCGGGTCCGCCAAACCTGCCGATCAACCGTCCGCAACGACATCGCAAGGGGCCTTCGACCCCGGCCAACTCGTCCGGCTCAAGGCCCAGCCCACCGTCACCGGCGCCGTGGTCTCCCGTGCCCCGGCCGACCCCGAGGACCGCTACCAGGTCTTCCACGACGGCGCGGTCACGACCTATTACGCCTCCCAGATCGAACCGGCCGCCGTTCCGGCCGCACGCCCCAGCGTCACCCCGGCCGCACTGCACGCCGCACTCACCGCCGCCCAACTGCGCCACCCGAGCATCGGCAACCTCTACTCGCTCTTCGCCTCGCGCATCCAGTTCGTCCCCTACCAGTTCCGGCCCGTGCTCAAGCTCATCCAGGCCGACCGGCCGCGGCTGCTCATCGCCGATGAGGTCGGTGTCGGCAAGACCATCGAGGCCGGGTTGATCCTCAAGGAGCTTCAGGCCCGCCGCGAACTGCGGACCGTGCTCGTCATCTGTCCCAAGCCCTTGGTCGCCGAACGCAAATGGCTCGAAGAGATGAAACGCTTCGACGAGCGTTTCGACCACCTGGACGGCCCGGCCCTGCGCTACTGCATCGAAGAGACCCACCTGGACGGCGTCTGGCCGCAGAAATACGCCCGCGCCATCCTGCCCTATTCGCTGCTGGACGAGGCCCTGCTCATGGGCGACACCGAGCGGCGGCGCCCCCGGCGCGGCTTGCTCGGTCTGGACCCACCGCCCGCCTTCGACCTGGTCATCGTCGACGAGGCCCACCACATCCGCAACACCGAGACCTGGGCCTACCGTGCGGTCCGCTGGTTCTGCGACAACGCCGAGGCCGTCGTCCTGCTCTCGGCCACCCCCATCCAACTCGGCGACCCCGATCTCTACACCTTGCTCCACCTCCTGCGCCCGGACCTGCTGCCCAGCCGCCGCGAGTACGAGCAAATGGCCGAGCCCAACCCGCACATCAACGCCGCCATCGAATCTGTCCGCGGCGCCGGCCCGGACTGGCGCGGGAACGCCCGCGCCGCCATCCAAGCCGCCATCGCCACCCCCTGGGGCCGCAACGTGCTCACCGCCGACCCGCGCACCCAAACCGCCCATGACCTGCTCGACGCCGCGGACCCCACCCCGGATGACCGCCTGAGTCTGGTCGGCCTACTCGAAGGGCTCTACACCTTCTCGCCGCTCATCAACCGCACCCGCCGCCGCGACATCGGCAGCTTCACCACCCGCAAGCCGGAGACCGTCGCGGTCGACTACACCCCGGAACAGCAGGCGCTGCACGCCGACCTGATCCAACTCATCGGCGCCATGCTCGCCCGCCGCCACGGCGACCGGAACCTTCGGTTCATGCTCACCACCGTGCACCGCCAACTCGCAAGCTGCGTCTTCGGCCTCGCGCCCTACCTGGAGGCCATCCTCGACCGCCACCTGTCCCAACTGGAACTGTGCGAAATGGGCGACGACGACAGCCCCGACGTACTCAGCGACACCTTCGACCAGTTCCGGGCCGAGGTTCAATCCATCGTCCAGCGCGCCCGCGCCCTGAACGGCCCGGACCCCAAGCTCGCCGCCTTCCTCAAGGTCATCCACGACAAGCAGGCGCTACTCAACAACAAGCTCCTGGTCTTCAGCAGCTTCCGGCACACCCTCGCCTATCTGATCGCCAAGCTCGCCGACCAGCCCGTCCGCACCGGCCTGATCCACGGCGACATCCCGGAAGAAGACCGCCGCGATCTGCGCAACCGCTTCAGCCTCCCCAAAGAGGATCCCGCGGCCCTCGACCTGCTCCTGTCCTCCGAGGTCGGCTGCGAGGGACTGGACTACCAATTCTGCGACGGCCTGGTGAACTACGATCTGCCCTGGAACCCCATGCGCGTCGAGCAGCGCATCGGCCGTATCGACCGCTACGGCCAGAAGAGCGAGACCGTCGCCATCTACAACTTCATCACCCCCGGCACCGTCGATGCCGAGATCTACGAACGCTGCCTGCTGCGCATCGGCGTCTTCCGCCAGGCACTCGGCGGCAGCGAAGAGATCCTCGGCCGACTGACCCGCGAGATCCGCGAGATCGCCGAGAACCTTACCCTGACCCCTGCCGAGCAGTCCGCCCGGCTGCAACAGATCTCGGACAACGAGATCCGTGTCATCCAGGAGCAGACCCGGCTCGAAGAGCACCAAGCCAAGCTCTTCGGCCTGGCACTGCCCAAGCGGGACGAGGAAATGGTCCGTCAGGCCGCGAGCTTCTGGCTGCGCCCGGCCATGCTCGCCAATCTGATCGCCCGCTACCTGGAATCGCGTGGGGCCGCCAGCCTGCCTAAGTCGCTCGGCTCAAAGGCCGTCACCACCCTGCAACTCGGACAAGAGGTCCGCGACAAGCTCCTTGCGGACTTCAAGGCGCTCAAACTCACCGGCACCGTCGCCCAGGCATGGGAACGCTGGCTCAAGGGTAACGATCCCCGCCTTGCCATCACCTTCGACCAGGCGACCGCGGACGAGCAGCGATTGATCGCTTTTATCACCCCGATGCACCCGCTTGCACGCCAGGCCGCGGAGGCGGAAGAGCCCGCTGCCGTCTTGACCTGTAACCTCACTGCCCAAACCAATGCGGTACCGCCGGGCCGATATCCCTTTGCCATCTACAAATGGCGCAGGATCGGGCTCAAGGATGACTT
The DNA window shown above is from Candidatus Thiodictyon syntrophicum and carries:
- a CDS encoding DEAD/DEAH box helicase codes for the protein MDHRHLTTLSTRLAAFLAEVLPRLSDHWWQTHVLEELTFQQRSYVDTAGYTRLDQLDLAALLRIADRNWSEIAHAASLPPTTRNWLKEAQTIRNRWAHAPVSGIPDDERFRDLDTIERLMQAIGADQPTLADIHAERTALLAQLAGSAKPADQPSATTSQGAFDPGQLVRLKAQPTVTGAVVSRAPADPEDRYQVFHDGAVTTYYASQIEPAAVPAARPSVTPAALHAALTAAQLRHPSIGNLYSLFASRIQFVPYQFRPVLKLIQADRPRLLIADEVGVGKTIEAGLILKELQARRELRTVLVICPKPLVAERKWLEEMKRFDERFDHLDGPALRYCIEETHLDGVWPQKYARAILPYSLLDEALLMGDTERRRPRRGLLGLDPPPAFDLVIVDEAHHIRNTETWAYRAVRWFCDNAEAVVLLSATPIQLGDPDLYTLLHLLRPDLLPSRREYEQMAEPNPHINAAIESVRGAGPDWRGNARAAIQAAIATPWGRNVLTADPRTQTAHDLLDAADPTPDDRLSLVGLLEGLYTFSPLINRTRRRDIGSFTTRKPETVAVDYTPEQQALHADLIQLIGAMLARRHGDRNLRFMLTTVHRQLASCVFGLAPYLEAILDRHLSQLELCEMGDDDSPDVLSDTFDQFRAEVQSIVQRARALNGPDPKLAAFLKVIHDKQALLNNKLLVFSSFRHTLAYLIAKLADQPVRTGLIHGDIPEEDRRDLRNRFSLPKEDPAALDLLLSSEVGCEGLDYQFCDGLVNYDLPWNPMRVEQRIGRIDRYGQKSETVAIYNFITPGTVDAEIYERCLLRIGVFRQALGGSEEILGRLTREIREIAENLTLTPAEQSARLQQISDNEIRVIQEQTRLEEHQAKLFGLALPKRDEEMVRQAASFWLRPAMLANLIARYLESRGAASLPKSLGSKAVTTLQLGQEVRDKLLADFKALKLTGTVAQAWERWLKGNDPRLAITFDQATADEQRLIAFITPMHPLARQAAEAEEPAAVLTCNLTAQTNAVPPGRYPFAIYKWRRIGLKDDFTFQPVCLHPHIAKYLLELLEFATPRDCDVDLLAADEEARLEQVHYRLWLDARAAHMEQVQSAAVTRVASLSTTHAARLALLEEQRITITESRIVRMREAQITAAHRDYEQRATDLRRACQQSDVIAASIAMGMITVTGDGVQ